From the Coffea eugenioides isolate CCC68of chromosome 1, Ceug_1.0, whole genome shotgun sequence genome, the window TCTGCTGAAATGTTGTAACTTCTCAAGTTGTATGAATCGCGCGTTTCACAgccttcatttttatttttgtagcTTTCTGCTAGTGGTATCTCTGATGAGGAGAGGAAGGCCTCAATGAATTCTGTAAATCCTAAGTACGTTCTTAGGAACTATTTATGCCAAAGTGCCATTGATGCTGCTGAGATGGGCGACTTCGAAGAGGTTCGCAGATTATTGAAGGTTATGGAACGTCCTTTTGATGAGCAGCCAGGAATGGAGAAATATGCACGCTTGCCCCCTGCATGGGCTTATCGTCCTGGGGTGTGCATGCTGTCTTGTTCTTCATAAGTTTCCTGTGTATTAATATGATGGAGAATGATAGTTGTACATATCTATAAATCAGAGTTCTGCTTTTATAATAGCACATGGAAGCTTAGTATTATTTTGTTGCTTTTTCCTCCCTTCTTTACCCCTTTTTTGGCGTAAATCAACAGAAGGCGCTCATTTTTTTAACTTGCAAGTTTTTTGCACCTACTGTTCCACAGTACATTATTTATGTGAAGTCATATTACGCATTTTACTTGTTTGCTGACAGATTGATTTTTTAACTGAATGCGTCACATCTTTTCTGCCTAAACTAAGCGCTAGAGTACTTGGGAACTGAAAAAGGTCATTTTTTCTTGGGTAAATTATTAGTAACCTCTATGTGGTTTCATCTATTGTCATATAATGTCCCTAACATTTCCAAATATGCCTTTGCACCTCCATGGTTTTGTATAAATGGGAAATTTTACAGAAAAGAGTATATATGGCATCCTTAGTTGAAATACTAGCTGTGTCTTTACTTAAAATGTTAAATTAAACAATGATTTAGTCGTCTTGTACAAAATCATACAGGGATTATGTgaataaatgtaaaaattataagaaGTGAATATTTATGTAAATCATAGAGGGGTTAAGTGGATATTATGATATTATCACACGTCCTTTTAAAACACATATGGTCTAATCATTGTAATTAAATATGCTTTCTATCTATTTTTCACTTTACACAAAATCACATGGAAgttatgtgattattttgaaattttagaaaagtcATGTGATATTATGCAAAACCATGGGAGGGGTAACATGTAATTTACCCTATTTTCTTGCTAGTTATTGCATCTTCTGTTCCACAATACCGTGTTAGCATTACGTTTCAACAAAGTGTTGAGGAAGGTTGCTGACTGGAAGAGATCTCAATGGATCTTAAACACTCACACTCGACTCTCTACTGAACCGATGTGGGAGAAAGGGGATGGGGAAACACTCGACTTAAGCTAGCTTTTAACCCTCACCGTGACTCTTGCTTCTTTTCAACAAAGCGTTGAGAAAGGTATCTAAGGGGGACTCACTAAAGTCCAACATCCAGGCAATTGCTGAGTGGAAGGGACTTCAATGGACCTTAAACACTCATACTCGACTTTCTACTGAACTGATGTGGGAGAAAGGGGATGGGGAAGTTAGCATTACTTATTTGATGACAAATCGATCTTTTGACTGGATGTATCAAATCTTTCTGCCAAAAAATGAGCGCCGAAGGTAAATAATCTGAGTGCTTGGGAAATTAAAAGGAACAGGATTAAAGAAAACCGTGGTTACATATTTGTTCTAGATTGCTAATGTATCTGTGAATGCCCTTCAACCTGCGATATATGCATTCCAATTTAGATGACCACTAATACAATATAAGATgcatacttttcattttgcgTTTCTCACTGAGCAGCATGAGAGGTGCTAGGAACTCGAGATATTTGAAGTCCATTTGTACTCTTAAAATCAAACCCAATTTCGAAGTATCTAAATACGAAATTCTTTGTAACTACCATGGAGTGCAACTTTTGATGAGCTCTGGTAGTAAagttaagggataattttagaaacctccttGAGGTTTTGACAGTTCGCTAGCCTCTCCTAaggtttccaaaatttcaaacacCTCCCCTAAATTTCAAACACCTCCTAAGGTCCAATTTTTACGTTAGCTCTAGTGAAATGATATAATTACCCTCACAACTTATCAAATATTTGGCAACTATGTTGACATTATTGCTTAAATCATTAGTTAGTAGGATTAACTAAATTAATGGCAATTTGAAAGATAAAATAATTTCTAATTTGCCATCACAAAAAGGCACCGTTCTTTTTGGAagataaattttattatttggttgCAGATTTTAAGTTAGTTGTTGTTGATCATGTTTAATAGTGACCTGACACATGATTAAATCATATCAAACGACGATGCATAAAATGGAAAATATGATATTATGTAGTTTGTATTATGTTTTGTGTgatttgatctttttttttttttagatttctTGATAGTGCATTCTAGTgtcttttcttgagtttcttgattattattttcattttcatggaACATGGGTGTTGTTTTGTATGAAATTGAGGTATGAGTTGGTGGTTGTGGATAACTTCTAAATAGAGAAAGTGCTAATTGatgacccttttttttttcctagttTCTACTTAGTTAATCAAGATCACTAATATAGGGTAGTTTTTGTTCACAGTATCTACTCTTGATTGTAAATGATGGTGGTGAGTTCCAGGATTCACCTGTATTGCTTGAACAAGCCATGTGTGTACGTTTCTAACTATTGCAGTTGTTCATTTCATTTAACTATTGCTTGAACTCATCCAATACCACCCAGCTCTTGAATTGTCCTTTGTTGCGGTTTCATATTGTTGTTATATAGAGTCTCGTGCGTTGGGTGTTGCAAATAGACATTATTAGAAAGGGTTGCAGAAAGAGCTGTTGGTTTCTAGTTTCCAAACTGCAATAGAAATCTTGGCTTTACCATCAGTTCCACTTACACCCCGTGAACTTTTATTCTTGTTGCAATAGTTATGTATTGTTCATATCAAATTAACTCACTAAAGCAAATTTTGAGGGCAGTATCAAATTGTTTCTCTCTCCAGAAACCAATTATTATTTGTGTTTTTGAATTGGGTTAGATTTGTTTTCAGCTACTTGGTTTTAAGGAAGGTGTCTGATCTTTtggaaacctcaagggaggccAGTGAGATTGTTTAATATCTTTTTCAGTTGTCAACCGTCTGAATCACTTTGCACTAATAGAAATAGTCATCACCAGAATCACTACCCTTCAGAGATAAAAATTGTTGGAGCAGCATCAACAGAAATGCGAAAGATAGCTCAAGTAGTATAAATTAATGGCCAGTTTTCAAAGGACAATACAATGCAACTTACTGGATCACATTCCCCCAGGCGCATGAAAGAACTCTACTGCCATCTTCAATCATAGAGCACTGGTATGCATTTTTTCAGGATCACATTATTGCCAACTTCAAGCATAAGTCACTGGCAATGGATCATTTCAGGCTTCAAAAACTAGCATTACAAACTCAAATCCCTAGATGTGTAAGAACAGGTCTCTGGCATCAATAAGCTTGGCTAGAACATTGTTTGATCAAGCTGACTGCAATTCACCCTCTTGAATGATCGCTTTACGATGATTAAAACATAGTCCATCAACTCAAACACTCTAGCCTGTTGATAATGGAGCTCGTAGCTTCCTAAAAGCCCTAATGTATATGCTGCACCCCTCATTCTCATAAAAAATTACAGGAAATACAACCAGAGCACTCTAACTTCCTAATAAATATGCTACATGCATCTTTTTCACTTTATGGTATTTGAGGAAAGGCATAATAACATCATGAAGCTGAAGAATTATCATCAAATGATGCCAGATTGGGTAGTTCATACTGTTTATTTTGACATCTTTTAACTTCCACTAATTCTTTTGACCATCCAAATGCAATTCCtaggaaaaggagaaaataGAAAGTATAGACAAAGATCTTGTATCAACAAGTCAATATCCAGATCACTGCCAAACTTACTCTTATCAACACAAAATTGTGAATTTACTTTCAGAAAAACAATTAGATGGATCGTGTCATTGCAGAATAATGCATACATCCATGTCAGCTTTGTTGGTCGCACAATGAGGGATTATCTTTCCAAATAACATTGTTATAGCCAAATAATCTTACAAAACAAGAAATTAGTTGCTCATGAATCAACTCTTCAGCAGGAAGCTCAGAATCAACCTCTCTTTTCAAAGATGTAACTTCTTTATCTGTGATTCCACAGGGCACAATATGCTCAAAGTAACTTAAATCAGGATCAATATTAAACGCTAAACCATGTGAGGTAATCCCAGATGAAATACGAACGCCAATAGCACCAATCTTTCTTTCCCCAACCCAAACCCCAGTTTCCCCTGATTCCCCCGCACGAGCTTTCACACCATGCAAAGAGGCTAATTCAATCATTGTCAACTCAAGTGTCTCCACATATTTTCGAGCCCCAAATCCAATATCCCTGAGTGAAATGATTGGGTACAAGATAGCTTGATGCGGACCATGGTACGTAATATCACCACCTCTTTGCGTATAATGCAGTTCAGCCCCCATGGATTTGAGCTGTGACTCAGAAACTAATAGATTGTGAACTGTTTGCCTTTTTCCAAGAGTATATGTAGGTGGATGCTGCAATGACAACAGAGTATCAGTAATTTTTCCACCCTTTCTATCTGAGACTAGCTTCTCCTGCAACTTGAGTGCCTCCAAGTAATTGAGAACTCCCAATCTCCAAACCTCTAGACTTCTCGTCAAAAccctcattttcttttactgCAATAGTTGAAGCAGTTGATCAATATTCTTCTCCATTTAATTCAACGCATGTTGATCAACTTATTCTGTTAGTTactgaaaaaaatgaagaatcatTACAGTCCATCTTAAGagccaaatttggtatgaaccGAATAATACCACACCTACTCCTCATaataccccccccccccccccaacaacaATCTTTCTCCACGGTACAATAATTTCAAGAATGGGTACAACTTGGCATGTGCCGATTCTGCAGTAAATAAATCAGCCAAAGATTGTGTGAAGAATCTACAAACTATACCCAATATGCAAAGTTAAAACTGGTACTTAACAGCATTAATGCTAATTAAGAATCCATCCAACATTGTGATATCTTCAAATTCTGTAAAAATGCTAAGCTCCGCTAACATTAattcttttttcccccttttggTCACTTGAGAAATTCCATCCTCAGAATGCAACTTATCAAGTAATAGAAAGACAAGCTTTTGATTCTTActccaaagagagagagagaaactcaCAAACAGCTTTCAAGAATTAGTTCaggcattttatcaaacaaataGGAGGCATTCACAGAGCTTAACTTCTCTAAGATTTGCATACATTCAGGCCCCAATCTATGGTCGTAAACCAGCCTATTATCAAGCCAATAGACCACCATTTTCCAATTacgaagaaaaatgcaaacttgAAGAACAACTTTCTCATAATCTAATCATAGCTAAATGCAAATGACACACGAGTTCGAtgatattaaaaataaaaaataaataaaatatcttaaaagattcttacattttcacaatGGCTGGGGGAAGACTGAGAGGGATGGTTCCCGACGGCGGCGACTGTCTTTTAAGGACCGGAGAAACGCCGGATGGCGATGGGATTCTTGATCGGGTATACAATGGGAGTTCAATTAAGTTTTGggtgaatttcagttttaggaCTGAAACTTTGAGTAATCTCATATTGATCTCAAATCTTTCATTGTATTAATTTAACTCCTCAAATTTATTATAAATACCTTTCCAAAATACAAATTCGTAGAGAAATTAATTAATAAGAGACGTGCTTTTCATGTTCGACCTTTATCCTCTTAGACTCTAAATCTATTAATTATACCAAAGACAAAAAACCTTATCTTCAGACTAACAATTTAGCAAGCCCAACAGTTGCTTTTTTATCAATTTGATAGCTTCAAAGGACTTCAGTTGCCAAATCAAAATTATTGTCAATGCAATTGATGAACTTTATTTGAGTATTTTCATTAGTAAAATTGGGAATTTGTTCTCTCACTATTTATTCGTTTTCTCTATTTTCTCTCTACTCTTAACATTTTTTTCACCTTTCTTCTTCCACATGAAAGAGATCTTGGTGTCAAATCAAATcccttcccccttttttttaattttatatttaataaagTATCTTCTAAAATAttctagtgagagttttcttctctcttaGGCTATTTTAGTGAgaattttgtttagttttttgttattttttttagatctaagaattttttaaaatctgtATGTTAGATCTGAAATTTCTTCGATCATCTTGTCAAATCTTAGCATCAGTTTTGAACTTGAATTAGTTGGATAGTATATTTGAGAGAATAGACATGCACTTATGGAGCAGCTTGTACAATTGGTCAATGGTTTGTGATTCACAGTgtaatcttttttattttgtaattctATTAGATCTAATGATTTTTCAAGTCAGATATATCTATGACGTGTTCTACATATTTTCTGCCATTAGTGCAACTTTCTTTGTCAAGTTGTACGGACGATTTTCAGTtagtttattaataatattggtttcttttttatcaaaattgaaaaaaaaggtAGAGGAAGCTGCcctcaaaagtttttaaaattttaaatcccTCCTATAATTTTAGTTATATTACTTTAGCGCCTCAAACAAAATTATGAATGGTTCTTCtcattattttgtttaatttcttttcataaAATATCCTGTATTAAATTAACAATTGGTTTGCTTAAATTAACAATTGGTTTGCCATATAATTAGTACTACTTTTGAATAATAGTTACGAAAacattaagttttttttttaaagtagtGTTCTTATAAAAAACCAACTCTTAGTTTCTGTGATTACTACAACTTTAAAATAGCAACTAAGGTAGTACTATACATGTTACATAGGAAAtcaatgacaaaaaaaaaatcaactatcATATGAATCGAAAAAGTTTCAATCACAATGTTGAATACATCACATTAATAGAAAATATCAGAGTATAGAGTCTAATTTTTCACAATTTTCTTTattctttgtctttttttttttttgaaaatttcttatttCTAATTATAGTCTATTGAACTTTCATTTTACATTTGATATGCTTTATTTGCTGTAGACTTTTTTTTGCTATTATATCTTTGATGATTCATCCCCCTAAACAAAAATTCGTCACTACTAGATGAAGATAATATTTCTTGAAATTGTGTATAAGAATGTAAGAAGACAAACATAAAGCATGAAAATTGTTTCCCAAATAAaacaggaaaaggaaaaacctATAATATACTAAGCAACAATTACTCTGCCAAACGACTAATTCCCAGTCAAGGTACGGAGAAATGAAATGGTGTTTATGTGTACCATTTGCTGTTCAATTTAAATGCTAACAAGTGACATGTTTCTGTTTAGAATTCAAGGATTTGTGTTTTCTTTTCTAATTCATAGGAAATTCAAGTGTAATTTTGATCGTCAAATTTAAGACTAACAGTAAAATGACTATTCTTATTTGTAAGCAATTATACTATAACATCTTTTAATTAGAGAAGCTGCAGGAATTTAAGTTTTCCAAAATTATCATCAAATATTTCTCTTTATAAATTCCATTGGAATGCATGGTGCCAGTGTCACCTTGAGATTTCTTGGTACTCTAATATATAAAGTTTACTCTTTTTCCAATCATAACATTTATTTTACTTCACCTTATGAGAGCAAATACAAATGCCatggaaatgaaagcaagaaTGTAACTCGAACCAAGAATCTTTATCGTTTCCTCTGATACGTCTCACATTACAAAATTTTGTCATCTGTTCTGAAGCCGTAGTCATAGGAATCATTTGGGATGAGGGCAATAGGATCCGTATCAGCTCAAAAGTGAGACACATAATTTTTGAGTCACTACATATTGGTTACAAATTTATAATTAGGCATAATCAAGAATCTTTTCCCAAAATTGACTTCCCACAAAAAGTCAGAGTCTGCTAATTGGAAAACATCTTTAGCTAATGACGTAATTTGTTTGTGCAAGATTCAGAATATGCTAAATGTATTGTTGATACCACTGTTTAGTTACTTTAGTAGTGTCATTaacttatttttaattatacatttatattagtAATAAGACAAACTTTGGGATCaaccaaaaataattttattgacAAAATTCTTGCAACTTGTGAATAATATAATAGGAGTCCATGTTCTAAAATTTGAAGTCTTAAACAATAGAAGGAAGCGGCTAGAGAAATTAATGCGATACCAATTTCTACTCAAAGTTACTTAGCAACCAAAAACAAagcccaaaaacaaaaaaaatcatgggTATCTCTAGTCTTATTTCCTAATTTTCACCAACTTTTCATGTGACTCATATCATGACTCTAATATTAATTTGGTGAACAAAGCAACATTGTAAGTAGTTTAAAGTTTGTCAACTGGGTGGTCAATGGGCGTGCATGAGAGGAACTTGATACAtaaattttcagaaaattaaAATTAGAAGGGAAAAAGTGTCTAAATGCAAAACTAGATTAAAAGGTGTTGTTGTATGCTTTAAAAAGGCGAAGGAAAATATGAACATGACAAATGCTATGAGTTACAGACCACTCTCAATATCAGCCACTTTTTTATATCTAGCATTATCGTACCTTTTTatccttattttttttatgtatttttatcCCCTAATTTATAGATACTTTCTGaattatttaaaattcataGCGATATAACTAAAGTTGGGATAGTGTTATACACATCCGTAATGTTACAGGCGTCTCTCACCTAACTATTTCTTGAAAGATAAGTTGGGTATACTAATAGTCTAATACAAGACAAAGCCAATAATTCACCTAATCAAAGGGATATAAAGTTGTTATTTGTCATACATACTATTCATAACACTCACTCACACATTTCACTTCTTACCTTTTGCTTCTTAGGACAGGATATAATAATGACATTTACATCTTATCTTTCACTTCTAATGACAAGATATAAAATTGACCATCATATAAAGGCAGTGATTAAAAAGGGTGAATGTTTTTCACAATACATGTGCACTGATAAAATGGAAAATAGAGTTGTACTTATACTAACAAAATGGAAAATAATAGAGTTGTGGTTATACCAACCACCATGACACTCCGAAAGAGAAGTTGAGCTGATGATAGAAACCTCTGTATTTCGTATTCGGATAAGATATTAAAATCTTTTCGAGCAAATCAGCACCTTAGCGTTTGCTTCATCTAGAATAGATTCTTCTCTCTCCTTGAGAGCACTTTCTCTCTCTAGCCAGAGAGTACAATTTCCCCCAAATGGGTGCTTTTCATAAAACATTACAAACAATTCAAATTGCAATTCACAAGGCTGCCAGTACCATTGATTTCAACAAAAATTTTCCTTTACGTAAATTAGACCACCAGATTTCGACTAATTTCTAAGGGCATTGATTAAACCTATAGTGTGGTAACTGTGTTATCATGAATCTGTGGAAGATTATTATTGAAGTGACCTGCTTGGAAGGTAGCCGATGGTTCTACTTCGAAGACAAAAGCGGATCTCCCTAGGACGTCTCTGCCCTCAGATCTACTTTTCTGTTTTCTGCGTTACTCTGTTTTAGTTTAGTCTAGATCTACCTTTTAGCTTGTGTTTTTTTGTTAAggatttttgttttgttttttatcCTAAAGTTACCATCAATTGTGTCTTGGCTGAATCCTTCACAGCTTTTCTGGTGTATCTCGTTCCGATACAGGTGAGTTGGGCAATCATACTGGATGAGTAATCTATTGGGGAAACCAATAAGGAATGTATCAAGATGGTTGAAGAAGTGGAATAAGTCCCGAGGAAATTTGTTTTGTCAGAAAAGGAGACAAATAGAGGGAGATGATGCTATACAAGGTTTGGCAGAATGTAGGAAAAGCATTATTAGGAAAGTTGCTGGTGACAAGGTTGCAAATTTAGCAGGAATGACAAGTTTTACAAATAATATGTGGACGTTCGCAAAAAATCTTATAGTAGTAGAGATTGGAGTAAATTTGTTTCAGTTCACTTTCACAAGCCTTCATGATAGAGATAGGGTTTTGGGTGGGAGACCTTGGGTATATGACAACCAACCATTGGTGGTTCTTCCCTAGAGGGAGGGATTGGAAGGAGAATCCAAGGCATTTAATTCAACATGGATTTGGATTCAAATCTGGAATCTGCCTATTCATTGATAACAAAGGATGCTGGAAAAAAAATTGGGGGAGTATTTTTATCGGTCAAGGAGGTAATAATACCAAATGGAGGGAGTAAGGGTGGGAAACATAttaaaattttggttgaaattgaTCTGACCCAGCCATTGTTAAGGGGaacgatggtgaaattgaatgGGATTATCAAATGGGTAGAATTTCGATATGAATGTTGCCCGGACTTTTGTTATTGCTGTGGAATGATGGGACATAATGAGAGGAATTGTAAGGACAACGGGAGAAACATACAAAGAGAAGCTCAATATGGGGCATGGATGAAAGCTAGTAACCCAAGGAGTCCtgtcaagaaaataaatagacCATCTCGTATGGAGAATAATAGTGGAACTATGGAAACACAATCCCAGGCAGGAAAGGAAGGAAACTCAAATTTTATGCTTACTTGAGGTAATAGTGATCATAGTAGTGATAGAGCTGAGGAACGGAGGTCTGATAACATGGCAAATGTTACGTCAGGAAAAGGAAATATATTGAGTCAGAACCTAAGGGAAGGACAAAAAAAGGGTCAGGAGAGTTTGCTAGGAAAGGATCAGTGCCGTGTAGTTGGAGAAGAAGATAGGAATTTGCAGTCAAATAAGATGGAAATGAAGAAACATAAGGAGGACCTGGAAATGGGGAAAAACAGTGGGGACAACATAGACGTAAATGAAAATAAGCAGTATGATATAATGTGGATTGATGGCCCGAATGAGTGCAGGAAGAATAATGAAGTTGGGGATAAGGTATGTGCACTTAAGATAAAAGACCATGGTAAGGAACCAGAAGATAAAAAATGGAAGGAATGCAGAGGAGAGAAGATAGGTAAATATAAGGGAAGCAAAGGATGGAGGAGACTGGTAAGGGAAGTTTGACGTAGGAAGCCTTTGTCAGATTGGAATGGCAATACAGAAGCAGGGAAAGgaaacggcaaaagaaagaTAGTAGCTACTGGTCTAGAAGGAGATACCAGTAAGGGGGGAAGATGAGGTACGGGCTAAGGTCAGAAGGATAGAGAACCAAGAAAACATCAACTGCATGTTGGAGGTGGTGGAGTCCAACCTAAATGGGGCTCTCAGGTCTCTATGAATGCTCTGGTGTGGAATTGTCGAGATGTGAGGAGCCCTTTGACTTTTTCCCAACTTGAGGAGACTGTGAAACTCCACTCCCCTAGCATCATTTTCTTAtcagaaacaaaaaataataagacATACATGAATAGGATAAAAATGAAGCTAAAATATGATTCACTGTTTGTCGTTGATCCAGTGGGAAAATCAGGTGGATTAGC encodes:
- the LOC113782364 gene encoding octanoyltransferase LIP2, mitochondrial, translated to MRVLTRSLEVWRLGVLNYLEALKLQEKLVSDRKGGKITDTLLSLQHPPTYTLGKRQTVHNLLVSESQLKSMGAELHYTQRGGDITYHGPHQAILYPIISLRDIGFGARKYVETLELTMIELASLHGVKARAGESGETGVWVGERKIGAIGVRISSGITSHGLAFNIDPDLSYFEHIVPCGITDKEVTSLKREVDSELPAEELIHEQLISCFVRLFGYNNVIWKDNPSLCDQQS